The following nucleotide sequence is from Trifolium pratense cultivar HEN17-A07 linkage group LG2, ARS_RC_1.1, whole genome shotgun sequence.
catttttataatatcaactATTAAGTGGCAGAAAGGTATAAATGAAAACACCCAGTGGCGAGTATACCGCCGGGCATGCCTGGCACGTGCCTGGGCtgccctttttcttttttcttttctttttttttttttttttaaatgaaaacaaaaacagaaaaaggaaGAGCAGTACTTGCTTTCTCTTTCTCGATCCCTCTCTCTCAAAATCGCTGCTCTCAGTTCCTCTCTCACCCGCCGGCCGCCGCTCTCAATCCCTCTCTCCCTGCTCTCAATCTCTCTCCCTCACCTCGCCGTAAAGCCGTTCAATCTTCCGCCGCAGCCGCACCGCACTCACTCTTTCTCTTCGTCTCGTTTGAGGTAAGCAAACTAACATActgcaattaatttttaacaacctaaccttctcaatctagaatctttgtttgatgatttggtgttgttttgaattttaaatttattaagctgttttgattgttaagtgattatataaataagctgttttggttatataaataagtagttttggttggttcttcaatagtgtttttgttctaaaataGTGAGAATGAAGGGTTTTTGTTCTAAATTCATCTTGATCTGCCATAGTGTCTTTGTACTGTGCTTTATGTTTGTGGTCATACTGGGAATTTAAGTTATGGCAGAACAATTCATGAGTTTGTGAAGGATAATGGTTTTGCTATTGACTCGCATTTACAGAGTGCTCTCATTAACATGTATGCAAATTGTGGTGCAATGGAGTTTGCTAGGGAAATATATGAAGGACTTCCGTTGAAAAATATGATTGTTTTGTCTGCTATTTACCTTCAACTTAgatgttgttttattttagtaaacTTTGTTAATGTTTTATTAATGTGTGTTTTGTTAATAGTTATGCCTAAACATGTTTCATTGTCTACCGATAAAATGTCTCGAATCCCATCGGTAGTGccacaaaagagaagaaagagtAGTATAGAAAATGCCTTCAATGTTGAGGATATGAATCATCTTATAGAAAATATAGCAATGGTATTTTATGCTGGTGTCTTATCTTTCCATCTTGCTAGAAATCCTTACTATGTTAGTTCTTATTCTTTTGCTGCTAATCACAACCTTAGTGGCTTCCTCCCTTTAAGTTATAATGCTCTAAGAACCACTCTTTTGAAGCAAGAAAGAGCTCATATTGATAGGTTGCTTCAACCTATAAAATCTTTGTGGACATTGAAGGGAGTTACGTTGGTTTCTAATGGCTGGACAGATGTGCAAAGGAGGCCtttgataaattttattggCATTTGTGAAGGAGGACATATATTCTTAAAAGTCGTTGATGGCTCTGATGAATATAAAGACAAGTTTTACATGACCAACATATTTAATTCTAGATGGGCAGACATTGAGTACGCCCCTGATAAAATTTCCTCAAAAAATTTGCCCAGGCTCTCTAACATTCCTGGAGTCGCCACTGAAAACACCTAAGGCGCGCACAAGAAGTAAGTATTTTGTGCCATGTCCCACAATTTATAGGCCTTATTATAAGAAGCCTATTACACAAATTATAGGCCTTGAAGTACTAATTTCAATAATACTATGTTGGagcaattttttatgttctgtGTAATGAAGTGTGGTTTCTTGTATAGGAAAATGATTGTTCTCAAAGACATTGTGCCTGCAGCTCAAAACAACATAGACACtagatttataattttggaGAAAGGGAAGACAACACTTGAAAGGGGAAATAAGATGTGTTTGGCGCTTGTAGCTGATGAAACAGCATCTGTTCATTTTCAGTTTTGGGGAGACGAATGCGATTATTTTGATTCGGGTGACATAATTTCTCTAACCAGCGGGATCTTTTCCTACCAGCGTGGCAACCTTATTCTTAGGGCAGGTAAGAGAGGTAAATTACAGAAGATAGGAGAGTTTACTATGTCCTATGTTGAGACACCAAACATGAGTGAGATTCATTGGATTCCAGACACATCAAATTCTAACAAGTATATTCAGGAGCATGTAATATCTCCCCATTCATGCCTCTTCCCTCCAATTTTGTAGAATTTGATATGCATTTTTACTTGCCGTTAAAGTTTAGTAAAAGTCGTCAACTTGTTTGTTGATTAATCCATATTAGTTGTATAAGTTGTTATGTTATTAAGTGAGAGAGTTGAATTCATGATTTTCTTATCACTCTGAGTCTCTTCTGTTGGACCATCTCCCTGTTGATTATGAAAAGAAAACAGGAAATCAAATATGGGAATGCTACTACTTTTGTTACCAATAAGGTCCTACTAGTTTAGGGGGTTACCTGAGGTAACCTTGGTAGTTTTTTACTAGTTGATAAGCTGCAAAGGGCAATTTGCATTTTCAAACTCCTGCAGAGTGGTTGaagtcttttcttttttgtccaTGATTATGAATCACAATTTCAATTGTCCATTGATTCTTGGTTGGTACATAAAGCATCTATGAAACCTAAAGTCAACAAACTTGGACATATGTATTGCATTGTAGCATGTGAGTCTTTTATGTTGCTGTTTTGCTATAAAGAATCTTCAGAGTAGAATGTTTGAGCATAGTAGTCTAGTCCTCATTATTACATAATCAATTGTGTAATTTTTGTTACAGTATTGTGTTAACTGTTTTAATAATCAtaaatttatgattatgttCATATGGTATGCAAAAATTAGTACTCATGGATTTGGTTACCAATTCCTTTTCTCGATGGTGCAGTGCAGTGTATTAGTGAGTGAGTGAGGTCATATGAATTTACAACCATAGCCAAAGAGACCAATCCCAATCAGAAACACGTGGTCACAATTACAATAGAATATTCCTGATAttgacaaacaaacaaacaaatagtcTCACCTGAAATcccattaattatttaaataagaAATATTTATTGATGACACAAATAGGCAACCACATAGTATACTATATAGTGTGGATGTCGTttctttcatgatttttttggtaataaTTGTCTTTTCTTTGGTAGTACGAATTACTACTATTATACATGAGCAAAATGTTTCATGAATTTGTATAAGAACgtgtattaattgttttaataataGACGACTTCAATTATGAATCATCAGAATATGAACTAGTTGATCGAGTGTGTCGTTTTAACAATTTCTGAACAAGTTAAGGGATATTACAAATCGAGTCTCACCACAAAGTAACCCCAAATTGGTTGCAAAGATCAATtgagaatttttgtatttagaaaaagaaacaaCCGTAATGAATTGACTCAAAAGTGCCCCATGGCACATTTTAaacattctatttaaagaaaaatatttcaattatcaatatgttaattttacacatttttataaaaaatttacaaaaatttattatttaaatttgtttaaagAGTGCCCAAGCTCTAGTAAATTTAGATGTTTTCGACTTTCCACATcacatattttattttcctaAGTTCCTAAGCTGAAATGAATGACAATATGTGGCGgatggtattttttttataaacaatgttagtggttagtattacaatgttatgttaatttttttctcttttgtcagGACTTGAACTATGAACCCCTGCtctttaacccttagctcaactagtttaacCAGCTGAGCACCAAATGACGGATGGTATAATTTAAGTGTTTGATTCTCCGCATCACAAATTTACTTACCTAACTCCAAGCATATTCTCAAATATTCCTCACTCTTGGCCAATGATAAAATCCCATGAATGAtctataaataattaaatacttgCCAACTTTAGCTATAGAAAaatctttagtaaaaaaaaaaaaaactataaaaatatccaaattaatatttttgattcaaataatGATTTACACACTTTTCTTTCTTATAATACTAACAAATTCCTTAATTAATTTAcagtaataattaaaaaaggGGTAAAATAGGGAAAGTGTAAAAGCATGTTAGTTTAGTTTGTTAATAAGAGTAGagacacaacacaacacaaccacATGTGTCCTCTCCTCACCTCACCTCACCACAACAACGCTGTCTGTCTCCATGAATTTGTTCCTTACTCTCTACAACGCGACCATGAAATCAAATTCATAATCCATTCCACGCTGCTACGCAATACgcatacactttttttttttgattgaaTCACACTCACTCAacattacattaaattaaataaacaacTATATACAAAATAGAATCGATTTCTACCTAGCTTTGGGATTTCGTTGTGTAAACCTCAAACTACAAAAAATAGAATCGATTTTTGAATTAGGGTTTGTCGGAGGAGGAGTTGAGAGACCATGAAGTTGAAcggagaagaagaagagaaagttGTTGTTGGATACGCCTTAACgtccaagaaaaagaaaagcttTCTAAAGCCAAACTTTATTGCTCTTGCAAGGTCAGTCACTGAAGTGAGTCAAGTATTCATTTTTTTACTGTTATCATTCATTCTGCATTTtacacattcattcattcattttcatcCCTTCTTATTTTTCATCTCTGCCTGCATTTTGCACATTAGCCCTTTTGTCTATCACTATTCAGTAGTACATTTTTTACCTTAAATTTTATCTGTTTTTACCATATATCTGATATCTTTGTCAGtggttattttttgttttgatataaGCAGCCAgcaccatatatatatatatatatatatatatctttatcaCTCTAATTTATACTCCCAGAATATTCCACCATATGCGCTTTAGTACTTCCCTTTTATTGGATTTTCCACCTTCACAATTCATGCTCAAATCTTAGTTGCTTTATACAGTACTCTGTttaaattcattcattaattaattaatgctcAATTATTATTAACCAACCCATCTAAGCTTATCCGGAATGCATGCCAATTTACATTCTTGTCCATACATGccaacaacattgtttgtttctAACTATTTACTTATGGACTTATTTTATTACATTTTCAATCTGGTTTCTGTAAAACATGTttacaattgtttttttaatttagtgcTCATCAAATATAgggattaaataaataaataaataaatattacagTATACTTTTGTTCTATACATGAACTATTTTACCACCTTCAATACTTATTCATAAGAGTTGTCATGTGTACTGCAGGAATAAGGGGATATTCTTTGTTGCCATTGATCTAAACAAGCCCTTGTTAGAACAAGGCCCGTTTGATGTTGTCTTGCATAAGGTTTGTCACATTTCTTTCAGTGTTTCTTCGCTGTCATTGACGTATAAAAGTCATCGCGTGCGGTGTGTGTTCTACACTTCAGTGTTTCGTCGCTGTCATAACTTATGCCGCATTTGTGTCTGACGGGACTTACTATCTTAAGCATGTTGTTTCTGTGCTATCTCTGCCACTTAATCTGACATTCTACTTGTTATTCCCAGTTGCCAGGAAAAGAGTGGCGTGAGATTATTGAGGTTTGTGATCTCCGAATACCTCCACCTGCTTTCTGATTGTACTAGAAATATTTTCTTGTGAACTTTTGATGCACCCATTTATGGCAAGGCATGAAATCAGTGGCATCTGTCAATGCTGGTAATTAAGTTTGAAATGGTGGTGGATGGCTGGATAATCTAATTTCCTGGATTCTTAAAAGCTTATTATCTTATGACATCATTTGCAGAGTTTATGCTCTCCTCCTCATCATGATCAGATATTTGAAATTAGTCTTTCAAGTATTCCAGCAAGTGAGGATTTATTCTTGCGATTAACCTAAATAATATGAATAGGCATTGTTGGACTTTGTTTTCAATAGAAAAAAACTAGTATCCCCTTAAGACTTATTAGAGAAGAGTAATGCTACCGATTCCATAGGTTGATATTCCCTTGATTTAGGCCTATCTAACTTGGAAAATTAATCTATAATCAGACACATTAGCACAGGATAAAGGAAAGAAAACCAGGAAAGTATCACAAGATACATTCTTAATCTCATTGGGAGGGAGAcatagtaattttattttaacttttgatcTGCTTTCTCTTTGATGATTAATCATGCTTCTATTACTTGccatttttttgtctttgtattaataatattttctttacaACATCTGAATAGGGAAACATAACTTCCTCTAAAGGGATGAAATATGAagcagtgttgttaaatagcggCGCTATAACTCTGCGGAATTGGAACAAATTGCAATTGTTCTATGATATCCAATTTAGTACAAAATGGTGTCAAATAGAGTATGGTGGTGCTATAGCGCCGCTGTGCAGAGGAATTTGATCAAATCACTAGTTTCTGCAATTTACGATTGACAACACTGATATGAAGTCTACTGTTTGATTAGGTTTTTCATTATGGTCTCTCTACTGTCCTATACCGTTCATTTACCGGATGGCCTAGAATATTGGCAATGGCAAACTTGGTCAATTTTGTCAGTATTGAGAACAAAGAGCTTTTTTCTTTGATACATTATTTTCCATATTTACTAATATTTTGGAAAAGATATAATTCGTTTGGAATTATTCTTCAGTCAGTATTCATGCTTCCTTTGTATCTAAAGAGTAAAGAATGATGCTTAAAAAACGGACAACACAGTGCCATAAACTGTCCAGTATCTACCATGGCGGGGTACGGAGAAGGGTCGGACCCACTGTGGATCTATTGTAAGCAGTCTTCTCTTGTATCTGCTACTTCTTCGTCCCACGACAGCAACTTCAACTGTTGTGCTAGGGCTATTACGCTAAAGAGTGAACCGTCCACACCAAATTTCTTAAAGTACATGAATGCCTATAGTTGGAGTTTATAATATTCCAATATTGCTAATCATCAAATCAATTGTCTCTGGTAATCTTATAATATCCAACATTTATATTATATGTAATAGTATAATACTATCAGCCTGGAAGGAACAAAAGAGGAGAGCTTTTGAGTTCTAACAAATGGTTTAGTATTGAAGTATGTGATAAGTTTCTGGTTAACTTGTTAGTTGTTAACATATTTGACTTTTATAAAAgttagtaattatttttatttcacgTGCCAGAAAAATCTTTCTCTGTAATCTCTTGAGAAGATGAATTTACAGCCTTAGTCATATTTGTCAGAGTTAAAATTTTCTGGTATGTGTTTATTTCTAAAAGAAAATGTAACGAGCCGTAATCTTATCTGAGTAGTCTGTGAATTTTGTATTTGGATGGGACTGATTTTACCAATAAActtgtctatttatttttgaagGATTTCAGGCATAAACATCCCGAAGTTACCATCCTTGACCCTCCAGATGCAATTCAACATTTGCTCAATCGACAATCCATGCTACAAAATGTGGCAGAGCTAAACCTATCCGACTGCCACGGTAACTTATTTACCACATTTAATTCAATTTACTAAGATAGATTAAAACAGTTTAACACTTGATCTGGGAGTTTTGGAGTTGTTTACATTGAATCTTTAAGAGAAATTTAGAATCACAAGTTTTGTCCAATATTGGCTATTTAAAACGCTCATGGTTGTGGTATATTTGTGGtatattttttaagttgaaGCTTTTTCAGTTGCTGCTACACTAGGTTTTTCCATTACTTAGTGTCATTTGTGTTATTTATGAACTTTTGATTTTTAGGCAAGGTTGGGGTTCCACAGCAATTAGTTATCACTAAAAACCCATCTACTATCATCAATGAAGTCACTAAGGCTGGAATGAAGTTACCATTAggtatttttctatttattcaattttctgTGGTTGTTACTTTTACTTGAGGAATAAATATGATCAGTACTTGTCTTTTTAGCCATTTATGATCAGCATGAATTTAGTTAACCTCTTTATTTCACCTGATTTATATCTGTCAGATAATCCGTTTTGATGATGCTATGTTTTTTCTTAGCTGAATCGTCGATTTTCATGGTTGTTCTGATTATCCCAATTAAGTTTTCAGATATAGTATCATTTCTCTTGTGGTGTATACACATCTTTAAAAATATTCGGAAATTCTTATTTTCATTGTCAGTTGCTAAACCGTTGGTTGTGGACGGGAGTGCCAAGTCACACGAACTGTGTATTGCTTATGATGAAGTGTCACTTTCAAAGCTTGAACCTCCACTTGTTCTTCAAGAGTTTGTCAATCATGGTTTGTTAATTGATTCGTAGACCTTCATCTTTTTCTGTTCTACTCACTTTTGTTTCTAAATTTCTATGTTTGCGGGAGGTGGGGTTACATTGCAGGTGGTCTCCTCTTTAAGATTTATATTGTTGGGGAAACTATAAAGGTTGTGAGGCGTTTCTCTCTACCTAATGTTAGTAAACATGAGCTGTTGGATGTTGATGGTTTATTCCGATTGCCAAGAGTTTCATGCGCAGCAGCTTCTGCAGATGATGCTGATTTGGATCCAAATATTGCAGGTGAAACTCTCTCACactctttctctaaaaaaaaaggaaaataaagactatattttaaattaataattaattaaacaatcATCTTTTAAAACAACTATTTGCAATTAATTTATGGTAACTTCAAAGGTTTGCTCCATTATGAACTAGTATTTTATCATCTTTTTCTAATATCCTAATTTATATGGATGCTCCTTTAAAGCCCTCGAAAAGTGACACCATATGTTTGATATTAATTGCTTTTTACAACGAGAATCCCATTGCAGCAACCACCATTCCTTCCTCTGTATTCCAAGAGGGTTTTATGTACCTAGGAGACTGAATGGGCTAGCACATGCATATAAATAGTGTCGTCAATTGCAGGTAGCGGAAAATAACAGTTTTCTAAATTTCCGCTATTTGACgatattttgtactaaatagtgtaTTGTTGAACAATAACAGTTTGTTCAAATCCCGCTACGCTATAGTGCCACTACTATAACCACTATTTAACAATACTCCATATAACTGCTTCAGAGCAAATAGTTGTAACTAACTAGTTGTCTCTTTCATCTTACTGTGACACTGTTGTTGCAGAACATCCACCAAGACCTTTATTGGAGAGGCTTGCAAGGGACCTCCGTTGTAGACTGGTATGCTCTGTTATTATTTTACTTTCTATTATAATCACTCCTCAAATCAAGACAGACATGGGTATACTAAAACGAAACTTCATGCACCTCTAGGGACTCCGCTTGTTCAACATTGATATGATACGGGAACACGGGACAAAGGATGTGTTTTACGTCATTGATATCAATTACTTTCCGGGCAAGTACAACTTATTTCTGTTTATGTCATTGGTTATTTTGTGTAGCAAGACAACAGTTCCTTTTTGCATTTCCGGGCATTGCACACATTGAAGTTGCCGCTAAGTTAGTAGTGCTAACCTGCTTTGCCAAATTTGGCTGAACATTTTGCTCTTTGACCCTCTGCAGGGTATGGAAAAATGCCAGAGTATGAGCACATATTTATAGATTTCCTACTTAGCCTTGTGCAGAATAAGTGTAAAAAGAGGGATGGTACTTAAACCAAGGGAAGTGAATAGATTGATCCATTCAACTTGTTTGTAATGTCACTGAAGCCTcattaaaatttgttaaatgGGTTATCAAGGGTACCTGTTCTCTCCCTCTCTCAGTCACTCACTGATAAAAAGCCTTTGTTGCAACATTAGTGATGAACTTTTATTGCTGCAAGATAATTATGTGGTTGTTAATTTTCTCGTTGGTTACATCTAACTTTCATTCCACTGTCGAGTTCGGCAATAAACTCTAAAGCAAGTGGAAACAAGATTGTGCTGCAATTTCACtagattataattttaatttttcgtTTGTCCTAATTTTGAGGCTAGAATTTTATACACTTATTCTAAAATCTCACAACCTGCTGCAATAAGCTTTTTTGCCCTGATTCAAGTTTTCATCAACCAAACTTCTACACTAAGCTACGCTAAGAttcttatttataaattaaattcaatccATTATACATtgtaaaaaaccaaaaaatgattATATATGATATTAATTGTAAACttctattttataaaatttacttcTCTGTCTTATGTTATATAGCCTTTAATTTGTGGTTGCCTTCCCACTTGATTTAACCTCCATCGCCGCAGTGTACAGTGTCAAACTGAGTGCCCTATGATTTAACCTCCATCGCCGTAGTGTACAGTGTCAAACTGAGTGCCCTCTATGTGGTAGTACTGTTGAAGACGAACTGCACATATTTACGGATTGTGTTCATGCTATTTCTTGTTGGAAGGTGGCGAGCCTTTGGAATTCTCTTGAGCATCATTTCCACCAAGCTGGTAGCTTCTCTTCTATTACTTTTGGCACCCTTGCAACTCTGGATGATACTAAAAAGTCTAGTTTTGCTGCTATTCTTTGGA
It contains:
- the LOC123907854 gene encoding uncharacterized protein LOC123907854 isoform X1 gives rise to the protein MKTKTEKGRAVLAFSFSIPLSQNRCSQFLSHPPAAALNPSLPALNLSPSPRRKAVQSSAAAAPHSLFLFVSFESALINMYANCGAMEFAREIYEGLPLKNMIVLSAIYLQLRCCFILVNFVNVLLMCVLLIVMPKHVSLSTDKMSRIPSVVPQKRRKSSIENAFNVEDMNHLIENIAMVFYAGVLSFHLARNPYYVSSYSFAANHNLSGFLPLSYNALRTTLLKQERAHIDRLLQPIKSLWTLKGVTLVSNGWTDVQRRPLINFIGICEGGHIFLKVVDGSDEYKDKFYMTNIFNSRWADIEYAPDKISSKNLPRLSNIPGVATENT
- the LOC123907854 gene encoding SOSS complex subunit B1-like isoform X2, whose translation is MIVLKDIVPAAQNNIDTRFIILEKGKTTLERGNKMCLALVADETASVHFQFWGDECDYFDSGDIISLTSGIFSYQRGNLILRAGKRGKLQKIGEFTMSYVETPNMSEIHWIPDTSNSNKYIQEHVISPHSCLFPPIL
- the LOC123907855 gene encoding inositol-tetrakisphosphate 1-kinase 3-like isoform X4, giving the protein MKLNGEEEEKVVVGYALTSKKKKSFLKPNFIALARSVTEDFRHKHPEVTILDPPDAIQHLLNRQSMLQNVAELNLSDCHGKVGVPQQLVITKNPSTIINEVTKAGMKLPLVAKPLVVDGSAKSHELCIAYDEVSLSKLEPPLVLQEFVNHGGLLFKIYIVGETIKVVRRFSLPNVSKHELLDVDGLFRLPRVSCAAASADDADLDPNIAEHPPRPLLERLARDLRCRLGLRLFNIDMIREHGTKDVFYVIDINYFPGYGKMPEYEHIFIDFLLSLVQNKCKKRDGT
- the LOC123907855 gene encoding inositol-tetrakisphosphate 1-kinase 3-like isoform X2, with product MKLNGEEEEKVVVGYALTSKKKKSFLKPNFIALARNKGIFFVAIDLNKPLLEQGPFDVVLHKDFRHKHPEVTILDPPDAIQHLLNRQSMLQNVAELNLSDCHGKVGVPQQLVITKNPSTIINEVTKAGMKLPLVAKPLVVDGSAKSHELCIAYDEVSLSKLEPPLVLQEFVNHGGLLFKIYIVGETIKVVRRFSLPNVSKHELLDVDGLFRLPRVSCAAASADDADLDPNIAEHPPRPLLERLARDLRCRLGLRLFNIDMIREHGTKDVFYVIDINYFPGYGKMPEYEHIFIDFLLSLVQNKCKKRDGT
- the LOC123907855 gene encoding inositol-tetrakisphosphate 1-kinase 3-like isoform X1, whose product is MKLNGEEEEKVVVGYALTSKKKKSFLKPNFIALARNKGIFFVAIDLNKPLLEQGPFDVVLHKLPGKEWREIIEDFRHKHPEVTILDPPDAIQHLLNRQSMLQNVAELNLSDCHGKVGVPQQLVITKNPSTIINEVTKAGMKLPLVAKPLVVDGSAKSHELCIAYDEVSLSKLEPPLVLQEFVNHGGLLFKIYIVGETIKVVRRFSLPNVSKHELLDVDGLFRLPRVSCAAASADDADLDPNIAEHPPRPLLERLARDLRCRLGLRLFNIDMIREHGTKDVFYVIDINYFPGYGKMPEYEHIFIDFLLSLVQNKCKKRDGT
- the LOC123907855 gene encoding inositol-tetrakisphosphate 1-kinase 3-like isoform X3, which gives rise to MHANLHSCPYMPTTLNKGIFFVAIDLNKPLLEQGPFDVVLHKLPGKEWREIIEDFRHKHPEVTILDPPDAIQHLLNRQSMLQNVAELNLSDCHGKVGVPQQLVITKNPSTIINEVTKAGMKLPLVAKPLVVDGSAKSHELCIAYDEVSLSKLEPPLVLQEFVNHGGLLFKIYIVGETIKVVRRFSLPNVSKHELLDVDGLFRLPRVSCAAASADDADLDPNIAEHPPRPLLERLARDLRCRLGLRLFNIDMIREHGTKDVFYVIDINYFPGYGKMPEYEHIFIDFLLSLVQNKCKKRDGT
- the LOC123907855 gene encoding inositol-tetrakisphosphate 1-kinase 3-like isoform X5, whose product is MIRYLKLVFQVFQQDFRHKHPEVTILDPPDAIQHLLNRQSMLQNVAELNLSDCHGKVGVPQQLVITKNPSTIINEVTKAGMKLPLVAKPLVVDGSAKSHELCIAYDEVSLSKLEPPLVLQEFVNHGGLLFKIYIVGETIKVVRRFSLPNVSKHELLDVDGLFRLPRVSCAAASADDADLDPNIAEHPPRPLLERLARDLRCRLGLRLFNIDMIREHGTKDVFYVIDINYFPGYGKMPEYEHIFIDFLLSLVQNKCKKRDGT
- the LOC123907855 gene encoding inositol-tetrakisphosphate 1-kinase 3-like isoform X6; amino-acid sequence: MLQNVAELNLSDCHGKVGVPQQLVITKNPSTIINEVTKAGMKLPLVAKPLVVDGSAKSHELCIAYDEVSLSKLEPPLVLQEFVNHGGLLFKIYIVGETIKVVRRFSLPNVSKHELLDVDGLFRLPRVSCAAASADDADLDPNIAEHPPRPLLERLARDLRCRLGLRLFNIDMIREHGTKDVFYVIDINYFPGYGKMPEYEHIFIDFLLSLVQNKCKKRDGT